From the genome of Malus sylvestris chromosome 13, drMalSylv7.2, whole genome shotgun sequence:
tgttgatgcacaaaatcagcgaagactttggtacaacagaaagtgtcaggttttgtgaccttcgcttggttgcttcggtcactagtgaggataagtacgtaaatgaatagagacagagaagcaaacacaggatgtacgtggttcacccagattggctacgtccacggagtagaggagttcttattagtagtgaagggcttacacaagtacaaaggatcaagctctcaatttagtgagttcttgtgaatgatttaacacaaaatggcattaggcaatattgtgggggaatgacccctatttatagaaaaacttgtagctttgtcacattgacatgtgtcatgttgtgattggttcttgatgtcgacacgtgctgcgctctgattggcttctaatcttgacacgtgtcgagtagtgattggcctcctggtcggaggggaactcttctgggtccttgacagtatagcgttggccggtgctcggtagtttcgggattggtcaagtatggtacaaacacattcCATTCCCCCTTTGGTAAACACGCCCTTAGTCTAGTGCTGATAATTTTGTCTTATTCTTATCATTGGTTGGAAAAATTCTTTCTGCATAACACTTGTGGTTCTTCCATAGTTTATAGCACCTGCTtggtgatgaaattgaggtttcaccataaaatcaattgacaatatggggagtagcctaATACTATATAAGCACATGGCAAACTTTGTCTCTCATCGATGtaggacaactctcaacatgcCCCCCGCACATgtggcggattttcaagcctacacgtggatAACAACAGGGTGATATggaccataaaaccaattgacaatatggagagtagctcaagaccatataagcacataacaAACTTTGTCTCTCATCAACGTGGGCAACTCTCAACACTTGGAAGAGTGCGTTAAGTCTTTAATCACAATTCTCTACAACGACAAATTATTGTTTTGGAAGTTTACCTCCAACTTCTTATTGGTTGACAGCGAATTTTTGATACGAATACCTTTCGTTAATGCAGCCGTCATCCTGACATGTGTTATTGAAgtttgagttgaaatttcattttaTCTTGAGGGATATTCCCACATTTTtcttacttcttacacacttttttaattttcagtcgTCGAACCGAACGAATTGAATATCAAAgaacataaattatcaaagagtatgtgaaaagttaaaaaaaaaaaaaaaaggtgtataAATAGCACATCCCTTGTCTTCTCGTCTCACATTGTTCAACAATGGTGGTTCCGTATGGGatcccaaatcccaaaccaaaaattttcGGGACCGGAAATTGAAGACCAATTCCAAACCAGAATTTTGGTATCCCAATTTTCAGGATTCTCGAAAAGTTTTtggtatttcttttttttttttttttggaaactttgtttttgggttttgggcttttaggcTTTTGAGcataaatttgagattttttggTTGTGAGCTAAAATTTGAGCATTTGACTTAAAATTTTGTTGCCAATTTCATATCAATTGAAATTTAGGTTGTTTACCTATCCAATTTGAAATTTCTTATTAATTGAAATACCAAATCATTCTTACCAAGCCAAATTAACGTTTCAAATTTCTAAACTACTTAATTTTATACTTCTATTTCTAATATAGTTTACTTTCAAATTACTTAAATTCAACATTCAACATGCAACCAAAATAaatgtacatatatattttcggttcgggattcttgaatcattgaatatgtaattgataattatatatataataaaaaatagccTTTAGCTCGTGCTCtaatattaaatttaataataattattttaaattctgaatttaattttttttatctatttGTTATTTCACCAAACTCATCTAAAAGTCTGAGAAGGTCGAAGAAAACGATAAGCCGCACACCCCTTCTGTTCGAACAGTCGCCTCCCAACTTCATACCTGTTGGGAACAGATTTATAAATATTATACATACATGTATCTGCATCTCAATCAAAACACAGAAAAATCATTCTCCTACGAGTCGTACCAAAACCTATCATACTGAGATAATCACAAAGACATTCACTAGAAACCAAGTTTTCCGATGCTGGAATCTTGGTTTAGATCGTTAAATCTTAGTCAAGCAGATACCTTCCAACCTACAAGCACTAAGTAAGGGCgaaattttgtttcaaataCATTGTGGTATGTAGGCCCCGATCCTTATTTCGCAAAACAATTTCAGTTTTGTTTCATTCGAATTGTATCAATACATATAGTTGCAATTCATTTGTTGATTAGCGtagagttatatatatatatatatatatatatatatgtggttgATTGTTAATTATTATCCAACATGTGCTACAAATTCACATTACAAAGTGAAATGCATCCTATCGAGCTGAAGAAATTCATCCTTTAAACTGAAATGGCAGGAACAAAACGGGTGAAGTGAAACTACTCGTTACTTATACTGTTATACAATGCTCATGATTCTTTCCACATCAAAGCAAATGTCGATACGGCTAGGGTTGTGGCAACGCGCGCTTCAGTTTCCGTTATTCCCATTTGGTTCGAATCTGGTGCGTGTGCTTGAATTCATATGTGAGTAGTACTTCCGAGTTTCCATTCGTTGACATTTGTTTCAATATAAACCTCTCTACCAATACATAACTACCAAATCGCTTCCACTCGCCACCACCCGTCACCTCAAACGCTTCCACTCTCTCCACCCTCACTTTCTTTTCACCCCCACCAATCCATCCAACTCTTTCTTGTTCCCATTTTATCCTCTCCACAACTTTCATGCTCAATCCCACTCTTGTTTCTCCTCCCGCACCATTGAAATAATTCTTGAACCACATGAACCTGTCTTTACCCACATTTTTTTCAGTCCAAAAAGCCTCCTTTCCGTCAACAAAAACCGCCTCTTTTTGAACGAAAGCATCCACAAACGCAACAccattatattttccttcagcGTTGTTATAAGCACTGTCGAAAATCTTTTCCCATCGTTGCTCAAGTATAATTTCATAGAACATACATTTTTTCATTTGGTCCTTCAACTTCACTCCTCCTACCCTAACAAACATGAAAGGACAATACCACTTACCAACACCCACAGCTGCAGAGAAATCATACGACAATGGAAAATCGAACTGCGGAAGGCTTGCCCGTAGAGAAGAGTTGATTCCTGAGGCTTCACTCAATTGGAAATGATGCGGCCCTCTCATTCTCGCATTCCACCCTTTTCTCCTCAAGAAGAGAGGAGGAAACCCCTCTTGATCAACAGACTTGGCAAAGAAACAATTGCTGCCCTTCTCCGTACGAACTATTTGAACTTGCTGGTTTATGTCGGACGGATCCAACGGTTTTGGCATAGCATCTGGAATAGATTTACCGCCGCAACAGCCAGTCTCAGCCACGTCTTCTTTTCTTGAATTTGTGCATGCTTCCCTGCAATTTAAACCAATTGCTATAACAATTGTACATGGAAACTTTTCTATGTGACAGAAACACCGCCGCATGAAGTGAAGTATGAAGAACATgcatggatatatatatatatatgtatatgcatacCCCATATGCTTCCCACTCCGAAGTATGACATGGTATCGATTAGAAGACAAGGGCTGATCAAGCACTGGAATGAAGGCAACAGCGTCTTCATCCGAGTCATATCCAACACCTATATCGTAGTTCTGAGGGAAAGGCAGGTCTCTGACCACGTCATCAGTGCCAACAGCGCATCCGCATCATGTTACCTTAACCCGTTCTTCATCATGGAGTACAAGATAACCAGAATTTGGCCCCTCCGGTGGCCGTAGAGACAGGGACTGAGGAGACATTCGACAAGCAGACAGAGGCTTTGTCACATACATTAGGCCTTAAGGAAGACTGGCTCACTttcaatttgatttgatatgaaatTTACTTGATTACAAAGAGTTTTAATTTATAGGTAATGAAGTCAACCTTCAGAAGCATGCACTTATTCAGTTATTTGATTAGTTAATCTAATtacaaattagaaaataattcaGAAATTGCTGGCGTAGCTTCGAGTTTAATAAGTCATTATTATAATTCTCTCTTGATCTTATCTTCACCGGGAAGTCAGAAGTTGACAATTTGCAGCACATGCCAGGAACATCTCTCAATTACCCTATATATGCTGGAAAAAATCTTTCAGCTTAATGTCTGGATttcttttaattgtttaatttgTAGCACCTGCTTGGAAGGGTTCATTGAATCTGCATTTATACTTCTTTACAATGACAAATTGTTACTATGGCAGTTCACCTTCAAGTTCTAAGTTGATgagtaattttcaatttttcattgtgaaCGTCACACACGGGACAGTATACCACatgcatttatttatgaatattttagtaTGAGTTCATAACATATCAAGCTGAAGAAATACATACTTTagtatattaattatataatgaTCAAGATTTTCGTccaaataggaaataatattacTTCAAGCGATTAATTACATCCATCAAAAGCACATGACCATATGAAATTttcaagggaaattttattcagACCCATTTATCCTCTTTCTACACCTAATTTAAAGTGTTTAATCTTGAAATTCCGAATCTATCCAACAATTTTCTTTCTACACCCATAacgaaaaagaacaaaaaaataaattatgaaattcCAACActagaaaaccctaaaacccgGGCCATGCCATCACTCCAAACCCTAACCACCCCCAATTTCTACCCCTCCCCAACCCCCTACCGCCATCTTCTTATCACCCACAATGAAATCCCCAAAGATCTCAGCCATCAATGTCCCTTTCCCGACCTTTTACCGGCCACACAAGCTTCCATCCATTCTTTTCAACACAAACCTCTGTACCAAAACATAGCAACCAAATTTTATCCACTTACCCACCCCTCCAAACTCCTCTAACCTTTTCACTCTCACTTGCCTCTCATTCCCTCCAAACCTTCCAAACCTTTGTTGCTCCCACTTCATCCTCTCCACAATTGCCTAGTTCACCCTCACATTGTCTAAACCCATATACCACATAACCCCATTACCCACATACATCTCCTCATGCACAGCTTCCGCGTTCCCGCCAACAGCAACAGACTCGTTTTCAACGAAAACATCAACCACCACGGCATTGCCTTCCCTGTAATTACTCACATGCAAATATTTGTTCCCATCTTTGCTCAAGTGTCATCTCGAAAAACCTTGTCCTACTCATTTGATCTTTTGGTGTTCCCTCCTTAACAAACACGAAGGGGCAATACCACTTCCCCACAACCACCGGATTCGAGCTTGTAAGCGATAATGGGAAGTTGAAATCTGGAAGACGGGAGCATAGCTAATTAAGTCGGAATGTTAGCATATATCTCGAAGGTTAAAAAATTCCATGGGAAGTTAAGGTTTCTTTTAAGCTTAATGTCTTTCTGTGCAAGGCCTGAGACTGAAGACATTATAATGGAAACACTCATTATTTATACACTGCTCATGATTCTGTCCAGAaacattataattaattaaaagaacAATACTGCAATAATGTACCTAAAACAATGACTAGTGTATACCCGAAAACAGGACAAATCGGAAGTTTTTTGTCCCTAAATACGATGATCAGCGTGTCTGAAAAC
Proteins encoded in this window:
- the LOC126594906 gene encoding uncharacterized protein LOC126594906 encodes the protein MGYAYTYIYIYPCMFFILHFMRRCFCHIEKFPCTIVIAIGLNCREACTNSRKEDVAETGCCGGKSIPDAMPKPLDPSDINQQVQIVRTEKGSNCFFAKSVDQEGFPPLFLRRKGWNARMRGPHHFQLSEASGINSSLRASLPQFDFPLSYDFSAAVGVGKWYCPFMFVRVGGVKLKDQMKKCMFYEIILEQRWEKIFDSAYNNAEGKYNGVAFVDAFVQKEAVFVDGKEAFWTEKNVGKDRFMWFKNYFNGAGGETRVGLSMKVVERIKWEQERVGWIGGGEKKVRVERVEAFEVTGGGEWKRFGSYVLVERFILKQMSTNGNSEVLLTYEFKHTHQIRTKWE